The Salvia splendens isolate huo1 chromosome 20, SspV2, whole genome shotgun sequence nucleotide sequence TTTACGCTAGGCAAAATgtaaactatctacttgatcaagctaCTCATCATGCTGACACAATTTAATGGATCAAGTAAGCGACAGGCGGAAATAAGATCTTAACTACCTAGGCATGCTacgaaaaacacaaacactttGCCATTCAACATAATAAAGATTCGGACAATTAATCGAAGACTTAAAAGTGAAACTGAACTAGAATAGTAAACAAGATgacgaaaacaaaacaacttCGACTTTTATAGCTCAGAACAGTGCGGTGaacatgcggaatacaaaaacatcgattctttaactacggaattaaactaagctatcaacttcggaaaataagaaagcgagTAAAGCCGAGGAGTTCTCGGTTGGAAACTTGGGACGGCGCTGaacagatattgagtatcctgtcgcgctcccttcggtcgctctctCTCTAACTATTTCTTTTACTACGCTACCTTCGGAACTGGAAACTAAACTCAGAACTAAACTAGaacgaaaaaaaggaaaataaaagagctgaaaaggagatgctgaaaagattatttttcattatgctgacacatcctctatttataagtttGCCGCaatgacctccagctggataacgatcttggaagaggatattcgctcacgctaTGATCGAGCGTCTCATCGATTGATACGTGCCtcccttctagaatgacgtcgctcctcaataacagaatgatgactcagctccgtccttgcgtcttgcgtttcagcacgtgtccccttctagaacgtcgtccttgataacagaatgatgatcaTCATTCAGCTCATTAGCctcacgtgtccttcttctagaacgcagtggtccccgcctaactgcttgatcacccccTTGATCATtcccccgatttttggccttttttgtcttttgtaccaacttgatcagcttggccttaTTGCCTTGGTCAaacggcattcctgcacaattaacacttgctttgcgcgataaactttgcgcgataaactgatcaagtagcatacattttatccctaaaccgatgcatgaaatatgcCTTATCACTCATCCACGCAACTTTGAGCTCAAATTAATCGTTTTTAAGggttttcttcttcctcttttgATTGATGATGAATTTACTGGTGATTTTATGTGTGATTCCTCCCCCTACCTCTGTCTATATTTAGCATCTACATTAGAGTATTATGATTATTTTCAAAACTTTCGTTAGTATCCATATTTAACTCCTGTTCTTGAATAGGAAACATAAAACTTGTTGTTTTTGGATTCGAAATCCTTAAGCTTTGGTTCCAGTTTATGCTTTGATATTGTCTGTTTTATTTCACTCCCTCAAAGATGGTATTGTAACTGCTGTTGTTGATCTTGACATCCATCTTATACTTGGAACTTTTCAACTTCACTAGGGGTTCCTGTGTTTTTATGCGGGTTAGCTATTGCAGTACTTGGATCCCATTGTAATGCGCCAACTGTAATGCTGACTAACTTTATTGTTACTCCTGTTGAGTTGAGGTAATCCTTTAACAAGTTCAGCTCAGTTATTAGTCCATTCTGTAATTCAATTTATGCCCAACTCTACAAGAATTGACATATATTAGTTCATTGCCCACCCTATGATAGTATTTACTCTTGGTTCAATGTTCATTACAAGAATTTCTGCATTGATGCTTATTTGTGTCTGCCTTTACCGTCAAATTGCCGAAGTGCATGATTCATTCTGAGTCAAATTGCCAAAGTGCATGATTTATCATGTTTTGCAGCTGACTTATGTACTATGGTCGTGAGTGTCCTCTTATTGGTTGGGTGGGTATgcacaaatttaatttatatacttACCCTTTCAGTCTGCTGGTGCGAGTAGAAAGTTGTGTTATATCATAATCCCACTAGTTATTTTTGGACTTGGATTTCGACCTTAGCAGAAATTTGAACGATTAATCTTTTTGTCTAATTCGTCTTTCAACAGTCTGATAATTCCATTTCTACGATTTGGTGAATTCATCACTGGTGGACCTCATTTCGCTCTAACTTCTGATGCTCTCAAGAAGGTGGTCACTGGAAAAGCTTCATGGGAAGTTCTGCATAGCATTTTCCATGCGGTATGGTACTAAGTTGACATTTACATTACGTTCACATTATTATTCATTTCCTGCTGTCTAGTGTCTTTGAAAAAATAGGGCAACCGTGTGATTAAAACGATGGTATTGACACATGTGGCAGCTACTGGGGTGGTCTGTTGCTGCACCATTTATTTTAGTCAGCTTCTACGCGCTATGCTTGCCATGTTTCAAGATGTTGGTTCATAGGTTTGCTGTTGCTCCTTCAAGCCCGAACAAGCCGCTCAGCTCAATTGCAAGTCCAAGGAAGTCTCTCAGCTCCCCCTCTGAAGTCAGGCTAAAGGTCAGGGATGTATGACCAAAGGAGCTAGCGCTACGTTACACCATTGCCATAAAATCAGACACACCCCAGATATAACTGTTACAAAACATTTTTGTAAAGGCTGCTAGCATGTAAATGCTGTACCATAATTTGACCCAAGTGCAGAAACAtttatataggggagcattatgGTCCTATTGCCTCTATAGTGTTAGTTTCAACTTAATATTATCCATTGAATCAAGATTCTAGACGGATGAGATGTATATGGGATGTAATGTACCGTGTTACATTATTAGGGCCATAATGTACATTATAAGGGTACTATTGTAAACACTGGAATTATATCAGCAATTTCAAAACTGCAAGTGCAGAAATTACGCAAGATAGTTGGACCGACGATTGACATACCCTTCTCACTCCATTCCGCTCTCTCTCATCAACCACATCCCCTCAATTCTTCTCTCCACAAAATTGGCATCGAGAAGAAACTTTCGCCACCGTCTGTCGTCGTAAAAACGTGGTCGAATCATCGGTCATCTCCAAATCGAGGGCTCCATCCGCTGGAGTAATGTAATCGTCCGTTAAAACTCACCGGTCATCTCCAAAAGGAGGGCTTCGTTAGCCGAAGTAAGGTAATCGTCCGTTAAAAATCACTAGCTCCGTCCGTTGAAGTAACAATTAGTAATGTATTCTTCTAGTTCATGAAATTGATGTATGCAATTAGTGTAAATTCGTATTCAAACCTATCAAATTAATCAATTTACTATTTGATGAAATTGATATCTTATCAATTTGTTTCAAGCCGTTTATACATTTTGTGAATTGGAGTGATTGGTTGATTTTCTTGTGTGGTACTTTGGTTTTTAGTctattttttaatcataaaaaagGTAGTTCTGTTATCAATTTGGCTTAAGAGCTTTTGATTTTCCAAATTTCGTTTTCGGATTTTAGTTTGGTTTATGCATCTGAAGGCAgtttattttccaaaatataGGTGATCGAATGTGTATATTAATTGGTAAATATACACATTATTTAGGgtaatttgtacattattttatactcaGATTCTATATTATTGGTAATGTGATATGTACATTAATAGATTATCAGACTACATCATGCTCTATtacattatttatataataaattacaTTACTTAACAACATCATTTAGATAACCCTCAACGAAGATGTACAAAGCAGTACATTAAATGATTATGCTTTTATGTATCATACTCTGATACATCATATAACTAGATTTGTACATTATGTTTCTATTACATTATTTAGCCAAAGATGTACATTAATTGGTAATGATTCAATAATAAATTATGCATGCCTTTATCACATTATTCGTCACTGCTTTGTTACATTATTCTGTTTTGTTGTAATTTAACATTCAAGATGGCTCGCTTTGTTATGGAATATGCATCATGACTGTACATTTATTTACCATTTCAGCTAATCTATGTACATGTTTCCTAATAGGTTCAAAGTTTGCAAGGATAGAATACGATGACGACATTCCCCTTGCATATGCGCATCAGTTTCGACAAAAGTTGGCTGCACATAAGGAGGCTGATAAAGTGCTAGCCAAAGATGTTGCAACACCTAGTCGAAACAAGAAAGACAACAACATGTACTTCAGGAGGTGTCCAACTGATTTGAAACATATTTGTAGAGTATTTTGTCTAGATTTATGACGATGTAAAGCACTTGGGATGGTTTGAATTCAATTTTCTTtaaacattattctcttcaatctgtacattattcactaatccatgcacattattagatactattggtacattatttactgtaccaaatcttaaacgcattaaaaaatgaaatttaattcatgtggtgaTGCTATAACttagccccatgggttgctaaacccaaggggaatgattcaaactctctgccctttgtgttggttccgtttgtgagtgggtactacaacctagcccatggactgctaaacccaaagggcatgaattcaatttcctttcaacattattctctttaatctgtacattattcactgattcgtgcacattattagatatttttggtacattatttactgtaccaaattctaaacacattaaaaaataaaatttaattcatgtggtggtgctataacctagtcCAATGGCTAAgaggaatgattcaaactctttacatttgtgatggttccgtttgtgagtaggtactacaacctagccccatggattgctaaacccaaaggcatgaattcaagttcttttcaacattattctcttcaatctgtacattattcactgatccgtgcacattattagatactattggtacattatttactgtaccaaatcttaaacgcattaaaaaaataaaatttaattcatgtggtggtgctataacctagccccatgggttgctaaacccaaggggaatgattcaaactctctgcgcttggtgatggtttcgtttgtgagtgagtactacaacctagccccatgaaTTGCTGAACTCAAAGGGTATGGATTCAACTCTTGCCAAACATTAAATACTTACACAGGTACATCATTTAGTATATTACACaatagccccatggattgctaaatcCAAAGTGTATGAATTCAACTCTCGCCAAACATTAAATACTTACACAAGTACATCATTAAGTATTACACATGTACTTTAAAGGCCACTTggcgtacattatttagttctaCTTAGCCTAAACATTATTCCCTTAAACACGTACATTATTTAAATTCGGACTGTACATTATTAGACATTAGTCGTACATTATTTCTTGTAAGAGACATATGCATTAGTCAGAAACTGACGAGAATATTGAACTCCTATTTCTCCAATATTTTTTAGCAAAAGAATAGTTAGAATTGGAGTAAAATCGATGaattatagaaagaaaaaagcaTATTGTGATttaataaaggaaaagaaatgaaagaTAAGTAAATATGCAACAGAAGGCGTGAATCATGGAAATGCAATAACTGCCGATTTTTTACTACTCCCCTAAatgcccttttcaatttttttttattaatttattaaattcatgtggCATAAAAATCAGCCATTATATCTTTAAATTGTGGGGCTGAGATTTAGGGAGAAGGTTGAACAATAACTagaaaaaggatatgaatacatccatatatatatatacatatgtatatatatatatatagggatgtattcatttcctttttgcatattttctcctttttccttcttgatcccaaccccacgattttgtcatccgacggttagattagtgccacgtgtcatttaataatgcagattttccgttgaataatgcacaccgcctaataatgcaccattatagtgtaataatgcagattttcagttgaataatgcataccgactaataatgcatcattatagtgtaataatgcagatcatctggaccgttgatgaatcaGATCCAACGACCCATAtttagaagaataaaggatctaaggaaTGAATAGGAGGATAACGctcccttatatatatatatatatatatatatatatatatatatatatatagggtcctgttaggttgagattatttagctaaattgagaaatgagatgcaatatcagccactaatccacaagattaactaaatgtcaacagctatcacattatgtcaacacgggggtataagtgtcatttcgtgttttaatgtgtcggattgttgacatggcttgtatgtctagttgacatgacttataattgttgttgaaatggtttctatgtgcagttgacatggttgtacgtgtaATTGACATAgcttgtaacacagttgacatggcttgtatgtgtagttgacacgatatgtaccgtagttgacatgacatgtatgtgccgttgacacgatatgcaccatagttgTCATAGTGTCACCGGCttatatatcaaatgtcaacaacttatagtaaaatgtatcagtttgtatatcaaatgtcaacagcttgtcaaaAGCTTGTATATattgtcaacaactcaaaaacaattattgtaattaaaaaataacaactatttgacTTAATCTTCTCTAAGCATCATAGTATACAACTATGCAATAGCTTAATTGATAATTCCATAACAGAAACGGAGACGGAGTCGGAAGAGATTGACTCGCCGGAGGTGGAGCGGCTGAGGGAGGATCTGTTGGACGGAATCGACGAGGATTCCGATCTCTGCACTTCCATCCACGACCTCGACTCGTTCATGAAGAGTTTCGAGGAGGAAATCACTACATCTCCCACTTCCAGTCACGGATCCGGAGCGGCTGAGGAAAGAATCGTCGAATAGGCGTCGAATTGCGGCGAATCCGGAGAGGTTGAGGAAGGAATCGTCGAATTGGTGTCGGATTCCGGCGAATCGCGGCCGGATCTAGGCTATCTGCTCGAGGCGTCGGACGACGAGCTAGGGATTCCACCTCCAGCGGCGTCTCCGGCGAGGAAGGAGCTGGTGACGGGGCGAGGAGGAGCGCTGCCGTGATTTGAGGCGGAGCATCAGCGTGAAGGGTCGGAAAAGAGTGGGGGAGGAGATGAGCAGAAGGTGGAGGcgtaagggaagaagaatgggaGGGGAGAAGTTAGGTTTCATTTGTTTTCAACTAAATTTaccattataccctttcataataaattaatctaaaaatatttttttgtggcaaaatctggaccactcatttaataaaaatgagtggctgatgttgcatctcatttctcaattagcctaaaaaatctcaattgatcatggacctatatatatatatatatatatatatatatatatatatatatatatatatat carries:
- the LOC121781807 gene encoding uncharacterized protein LOC121781807, producing the protein MAKRFGFGFLVSWFRRCVVDPLHQILLRGAEPKQLAFSAALGSTLGLFPICGVPVFLCGLAIAVLGSHCNAPTVMLTNFIVTPVELSLIIPFLRFGEFITGGPHFALTSDALKKVVTGKASWEVLHSIFHALLGWSVAAPFILVSFYALCLPCFKMLVHRFAVAPSSPNKPLSSIASPRKSLSSPSEVRLKVRDV